In the genome of Candidatus Methylomirabilota bacterium, one region contains:
- a CDS encoding site-2 protease family protein, with the protein MSYPTKICRYVGSGSHGEAIEGFDGSQGPWYKKDMASWPNSDEGILFFLEREMAGVFAISEGRLFDGTARFQGKLLVDPGQAVAKLTERLAPHGYYPLLRSEEELT; encoded by the coding sequence TTGAGCTATCCAACGAAGATCTGCCGTTACGTAGGATCGGGCTCTCACGGAGAGGCGATAGAAGGTTTTGACGGCTCGCAGGGTCCGTGGTATAAAAAAGATATGGCAAGTTGGCCGAATTCGGACGAGGGCATCCTCTTTTTTCTGGAACGGGAGATGGCAGGCGTTTTTGCGATCAGCGAGGGGCGCCTGTTTGATGGGACCGCCCGTTTCCAGGGAAAATTGTTGGTCGACCCCGGTCAGGCTGTGGCTAAATTGACGGAACGGCTTGCTCCTCACGGCTACTACCCGCTGCTTCGAAGCGAGGAGGAACTGACAAT
- a CDS encoding TonB family protein has protein sequence MLTAVHPQIRNFLVFSLLAHLVFIGLLSVMGRSIQLPADRPLQVRIVDQPIRTPTLPPRDRHTLGEVTARAQRPATKAGPPRTPNSSGIPHLASASSRPAMATPPAASSAVAGSGAPSTHRAALTPWTPPPLLTLKGPAVAPSPKTAQVEPLESEDVGRSVRPSNLRGQLAMLWKSLDAGQYSGQGADAGEEGDTGSSAGPTVSLDSQDSRFASYLLGVKRRIESVWSYPSEARGLSGNLVVTFGITRDGRLRDLQLTQTSGIAPLDNEAIRAIRQATPFSPFPERMHFERLNIRAAFYYHVSHTSFRNR, from the coding sequence ATGTTGACTGCTGTACATCCGCAGATCCGCAACTTTCTCGTCTTTTCGCTGCTAGCCCACCTGGTGTTTATCGGCCTGCTCAGCGTGATGGGGCGGTCTATCCAGCTACCGGCAGATCGGCCGCTCCAGGTCCGAATTGTCGATCAACCGATTCGAACGCCGACTTTACCCCCGCGTGATCGTCACACGCTCGGGGAGGTTACGGCGCGCGCGCAACGGCCTGCAACCAAGGCAGGCCCGCCTCGAACACCGAACAGTTCAGGCATCCCGCACCTCGCGTCGGCTTCCTCTCGCCCAGCAATGGCAACTCCGCCGGCCGCATCGTCGGCGGTAGCGGGCTCCGGCGCTCCTTCCACGCATCGCGCTGCACTCACCCCTTGGACGCCGCCTCCGTTGCTGACGTTGAAGGGGCCGGCTGTTGCCCCCAGCCCGAAGACGGCTCAAGTGGAGCCACTTGAGAGCGAGGATGTCGGTAGATCGGTCCGCCCATCTAATCTCAGGGGTCAACTGGCCATGCTCTGGAAAAGTCTCGATGCCGGGCAATACTCCGGCCAAGGGGCTGATGCGGGAGAGGAGGGCGACACGGGTTCCTCTGCCGGGCCGACTGTTTCGTTGGACAGCCAGGATTCCCGGTTTGCGTCCTATCTGCTTGGTGTGAAAAGGCGGATTGAGAGTGTGTGGAGTTACCCTTCGGAGGCGCGGGGCCTGAGCGGAAATCTGGTGGTAACCTTTGGGATCACGCGCGATGGCCGCTTGCGCGATCTGCAACTCACGCAAACTTCCGGTATCGCCCCACTGGACAACGAGGCCATTCGGGCCATTCGGCAGGCCACCCCCTTTTCCCCGTTCCCTGAGCGGATGCATTTCGAACGGCTGAATATCCGAGCAGCCTTTTACTACCATGTAAGCCACACAAGCTTCAGGAATCGATGA